The following are encoded in a window of Aromatoleum petrolei genomic DNA:
- a CDS encoding transglycosylase SLT domain-containing protein, which yields MNARIQLALVLLLLAGLVWAGVAYTDFLKALGQRESTMNPAVTNQFGHVGLFQFGEAALQDAGLYAGDGTPKTNDWAGRFTGKYGVNSLTDLLANPDAQIQAVTAYHEQEWNALRKVHGAESYLGTTINGIPITASGLVAAAHLVGAGAVGEWLRSGGATDPADGNGTKLVSYLGQFAGYTLAFTPPSYAEVLAATPSSGSPGGYVHTPAPLTPSAGTGSAALLKGTSFGYTSAAQGFFGATGYQMGQVRQLLVGIAAMALVTWIAWVVVAKWRGLSEGFDTKRDLAVDVGRAIVLTWIVLLIMM from the coding sequence ATGAACGCCCGTATACAGCTCGCGCTCGTCCTGCTTCTGCTGGCCGGCCTCGTCTGGGCCGGCGTGGCCTACACCGATTTCCTCAAAGCGCTCGGGCAGCGGGAGAGCACGATGAACCCGGCGGTCACCAACCAGTTCGGTCACGTCGGTCTTTTCCAGTTCGGCGAGGCAGCCCTGCAGGACGCAGGCCTCTACGCCGGCGACGGCACGCCGAAGACCAACGACTGGGCGGGCCGCTTCACCGGCAAGTACGGGGTCAATTCGCTGACCGATCTTCTCGCGAATCCCGACGCCCAGATCCAAGCGGTAACCGCTTACCACGAGCAGGAGTGGAACGCGCTCAGGAAAGTCCATGGCGCCGAAAGCTACCTGGGGACGACGATCAATGGCATCCCCATCACCGCGTCGGGTCTCGTCGCCGCGGCACACCTCGTGGGCGCTGGCGCCGTAGGGGAGTGGTTGAGATCGGGTGGGGCGACCGATCCGGCCGACGGCAACGGCACCAAGCTCGTCTCCTACCTGGGGCAGTTTGCCGGCTATACACTGGCCTTCACGCCCCCCAGCTACGCCGAGGTCCTCGCCGCCACGCCCTCAAGCGGCTCGCCGGGCGGCTATGTCCATACCCCTGCCCCCTTGACGCCGTCGGCCGGGACAGGCTCCGCCGCCTTGCTCAAGGGCACGAGCTTCGGCTACACCTCCGCCGCCCAAGGCTTCTTCGGCGCCACCGGCTACCAGATGGGGCAGGTCAGGCAGTTGCTGGTCGGAATTGCAGCAATGGCCCTCGTTACCTGGATCGCATGGGTCGTCGTCGCCAAGTGGCGCGGCCTGTCGGAGGGATTTGATACAAAGCGGGATCTCGCGGTCGACGTCGGCCGCGCTATTGTTCTGACATGGATTGTGCTGCTCATCATGATGTAG
- a CDS encoding zinc finger domain-containing protein, with protein sequence MLDERPCPLCRGAGETLVASERTCHSCGGTGRDRRSSTDDPRFGADTCQACHGYGVETSREFQLCPSCNGRGSIPG encoded by the coding sequence ATGCTCGATGAACGTCCTTGCCCGCTGTGCCGCGGGGCCGGCGAAACCCTCGTAGCAAGCGAGCGCACTTGCCACTCGTGCGGAGGCACCGGTCGCGACCGACGCTCCTCGACCGACGATCCGCGGTTCGGCGCCGACACCTGCCAGGCATGTCACGGATACGGCGTCGAGACGAGCAGAGAATTCCAGCTGTGCCCGTCCTGCAACGGCCGAGGTTCAATTCCTGGTTAA
- a CDS encoding helix-turn-helix domain-containing protein, giving the protein MSIKVMSLVWEGFPASGSEMLAMLALADWCNDEGGSLHPSMKAVAEKIRVSEKQARRIIHGFEEAGYLKVVGHANGGAPGTTKQYQLNVAKLKGLADEAAARKTAPVRVTPPPNVTPPPNVTPPPNVTPPVDVTPPTQGSGGLPPMGVEASHGCPETPPTSGSQTVSEPPMNHQLTVRGTAPCSEPERLPAVAKAPAPQQDPAGETRLQAACRTTWAAYRNAYADRYGAAPVRNQKVSSQVKQFVQRIGYDESPLIAAWFVLHPGSYYVGRMHDFGCLLSDAEKLRTEWVTGRLMTAGKARQSDRAGTTMAALAEVLAERGESL; this is encoded by the coding sequence GTGAGCATCAAGGTCATGTCCCTCGTGTGGGAAGGCTTCCCTGCGTCCGGAAGCGAGATGCTGGCAATGCTCGCCCTCGCCGACTGGTGCAATGACGAGGGCGGGAGCCTCCACCCGTCGATGAAAGCTGTTGCGGAAAAGATCCGTGTGTCGGAAAAGCAGGCCCGCAGGATCATTCACGGCTTTGAAGAGGCGGGATACCTCAAGGTGGTCGGGCATGCCAATGGTGGCGCGCCCGGCACCACCAAGCAGTATCAGCTCAACGTCGCGAAGCTCAAGGGGTTGGCGGACGAGGCGGCGGCCCGAAAGACGGCTCCCGTCCGTGTCACCCCTCCCCCCAATGTCACCCCTCCCCCCAATGTCACCCCTCCCCCCAATGTCACCCCTCCCGTCGATGTCACCCCTCCCACCCAGGGGAGCGGAGGGCTCCCACCCATGGGAGTGGAGGCCTCCCATGGGTGTCCCGAGACGCCTCCCACCAGTGGGAGCCAAACCGTCAGTGAACCACCAATGAACCACCAGTTAACCGTCAGGGGGACGGCGCCGTGTTCGGAGCCAGAACGCCTCCCTGCTGTCGCCAAGGCGCCAGCCCCCCAGCAGGATCCGGCCGGCGAGACGCGCCTGCAGGCCGCGTGCCGGACGACCTGGGCGGCCTACCGGAACGCCTATGCAGACCGCTACGGCGCCGCCCCAGTTCGAAACCAGAAGGTCAGCTCGCAGGTGAAGCAGTTCGTGCAGCGCATCGGCTACGACGAATCACCCTTGATTGCCGCGTGGTTCGTGCTGCACCCGGGGAGCTACTACGTTGGCCGCATGCACGACTTCGGCTGCCTACTGAGCGACGCCGAGAAGTTGCGCACCGAGTGGGTGACGGGAAGGCTCATGACCGCCGGCAAGGCGCGCCAGTCCGACAGAGCCGGCACCACCATGGCCGCCCTCGCCGAGGTGCTGGCCGAACGAGGAGAGTCACTGTGA
- a CDS encoding putative bifunctional diguanylate cyclase/phosphodiesterase produces MHTTRNPPEHPHGWNWNRRRSVRPARRLHQATDATARSHLRIGRDLRRAVEHDEFVLHYQPEIDASTGRMVAAEALIRWQHPQLGMISPNTFIPVAEDQGLIGKIGQWVLETACAQLHAWHAAGHDLRVAVNFSVEQLRRRDIADTVANALERFDLRPDDLVVEITESICMRANDRARENVARLAHLGIRLAIDDFGTGYSSLSYLKRMPVRILKIDRSFVVDLADRADSTIVRNIISLAHELDLIVIVEGVETAAQHELLRVMGCDMVQGYLVGESLPPALFHDAFLEPRQHTIVEP; encoded by the coding sequence ATGCACACGACACGCAATCCCCCGGAACACCCGCATGGGTGGAATTGGAATCGACGGCGCAGCGTCCGGCCCGCGCGCCGGCTCCATCAAGCCACGGACGCAACAGCTCGCTCGCACCTTCGGATCGGGCGAGACCTCCGACGCGCCGTCGAGCATGACGAGTTCGTCCTTCACTACCAACCCGAGATCGACGCAAGCACCGGCCGCATGGTGGCGGCCGAGGCGCTGATCCGCTGGCAGCATCCCCAACTCGGCATGATCAGCCCCAACACCTTCATCCCCGTCGCGGAAGACCAAGGACTGATCGGCAAGATCGGACAATGGGTACTTGAGACCGCGTGTGCGCAGCTTCACGCGTGGCACGCCGCCGGCCATGACCTGCGGGTCGCGGTCAACTTCTCGGTCGAGCAATTGCGCCGGCGCGACATCGCCGACACGGTCGCCAACGCACTCGAACGCTTCGACCTGCGGCCCGATGACCTGGTCGTCGAAATAACCGAGAGCATTTGCATGCGCGCCAACGATCGCGCGCGGGAGAACGTCGCCCGCCTCGCGCATCTGGGCATACGGCTGGCCATCGACGACTTCGGCACCGGCTACTCGTCGCTGAGCTACCTCAAGCGCATGCCGGTCCGCATTCTGAAGATAGACCGAAGCTTTGTAGTCGATCTCGCCGACCGCGCGGATTCGACAATCGTGCGAAACATCATATCGCTCGCCCATGAACTGGATCTGATCGTCATTGTGGAAGGCGTCGAGACGGCGGCTCAACACGAACTCCTGCGCGTCATGGGCTGCGACATGGTCCAGGGCTACCTGGTTGGCGAAAGCCTGCCACCGGCCCTGTTCCACGATGCGTTTCTCGAGCCCCGACAGCACACGATCGTCGAGCCGTAG